Proteins encoded within one genomic window of Actinoplanes octamycinicus:
- a CDS encoding glyoxalase superfamily protein produces MAEQLTPFLRVEDANASTAWYARLGFVKQWEHRFEPGLPLFVCVARGPMQLFLSEHHGDARPGTLLYLHVNDLQAVAAEFGAAVEEAPWGPELELTDPDGNRLRIGAAQP; encoded by the coding sequence ATGGCCGAACAGCTCACGCCTTTCCTCAGGGTCGAGGACGCGAACGCCTCGACCGCCTGGTATGCCCGGCTGGGCTTCGTCAAACAGTGGGAGCACCGCTTCGAGCCGGGCCTCCCCCTGTTCGTGTGCGTGGCCCGCGGTCCGATGCAGCTCTTCCTGTCCGAGCACCACGGCGACGCCCGCCCGGGCACCCTCCTCTACCTGCACGTCAACGATCTGCAGGCAGTCGCCGCGGAATTCGGCGCCGCCGTCGAGGAAGCCCCGTGGGGTCCGGAGCTGGAGCTGACCGACCCGGACGGCAACCGCCTCCGCATCGGCGCCGCCCAGCCCTGA
- a CDS encoding PPOX class F420-dependent oxidoreductase: MAVKLSDSARGLVDGCNLAVLATTNPDGSPQTSVVWVARDGDDLLISTQAGRRKDKNLRRDPRASVTVIDRTDSLRYIEVRGRATVTEDAGREFAARLAEAYEGPGAGETYRQLPADVVRVVIRLTPERVLGYSAE, from the coding sequence GTGGCGGTGAAGTTGAGTGACAGTGCGCGAGGGCTGGTCGACGGGTGCAACCTGGCCGTGCTGGCGACCACCAATCCGGACGGGAGCCCGCAGACCTCGGTGGTGTGGGTGGCGCGGGACGGCGACGATCTGCTCATCTCGACGCAGGCGGGCCGGCGCAAGGACAAGAACCTGCGGCGCGACCCGCGGGCGAGCGTGACGGTGATCGACCGGACCGACTCGTTGCGGTACATCGAGGTGCGCGGCCGGGCGACGGTCACCGAGGATGCCGGGCGGGAGTTCGCGGCGCGGCTCGCCGAGGCGTACGAAGGACCGGGGGCGGGCGAGACCTACCGGCAACTGCCGGCCGACGTGGTGCGCGTGGTGATCCGGCTGACGCCCGAGCGGGTCCTCGGTTACTCCGCCGAGTGA
- a CDS encoding dihydrofolate reductase family protein, protein MSKVRVHNLAVSLDGFATGDGQSLEAPFGHAGGRLMEWFFPTRTFQSMTGKDGGSEGVDNAFASAWGPGIGAEIMGRNKFGPQRGPWQDEEWTGWWGDDPPFHTPVFVLTHHPRPTLAMEGGNTFHFVDAGPAEALALAREAAGGLDVRIGGGPSTVRQFLAADLVDHLHVVVVPIILGRGVRLWDGLESLEDRFTVESVTSPSGVTHLTFTRR, encoded by the coding sequence ATGTCGAAGGTACGGGTGCACAACCTCGCGGTCTCGCTGGACGGCTTCGCCACCGGCGACGGGCAGAGCCTGGAGGCGCCGTTCGGGCACGCCGGCGGGCGGCTCATGGAGTGGTTCTTCCCGACCCGCACGTTCCAGTCGATGACCGGCAAGGACGGCGGCAGCGAAGGCGTCGACAACGCGTTCGCCTCGGCGTGGGGACCCGGCATCGGCGCCGAGATCATGGGGCGCAACAAGTTCGGGCCGCAGCGCGGCCCGTGGCAGGACGAGGAGTGGACGGGTTGGTGGGGCGACGACCCGCCGTTCCACACGCCGGTCTTCGTGCTGACCCATCACCCGCGGCCGACCCTGGCGATGGAGGGCGGCAACACCTTCCACTTCGTCGACGCGGGCCCGGCCGAGGCGCTCGCGCTGGCCCGCGAGGCGGCCGGCGGCCTGGACGTCCGCATCGGCGGCGGCCCCTCCACGGTCCGCCAGTTCCTCGCCGCCGACCTGGTCGACCACCTGCACGTCGTCGTGGTCCCGATCATCCTGGGCCGGGGCGTGCGCCTCTGGGACGGCCTGGAGAGCCTGGAAGATCGTTTCACGGTCGAGTCGGTGACCAGTCCGAGCGGCGTCACCCACCTGACCTTCACCCGGCGGTAG